In one window of Ferviditalea candida DNA:
- a CDS encoding type I restriction-modification enzyme R subunit C-terminal domain-containing protein, which produces MTRLARSTPILTDEVIGTREGEAIYQAYDFEDYRLKVNRYIENHRDHLAIYKLCNNIPLTSSDYESLERIFTGELGTAEDYRREFQDTPFGLLVRKVAKLEYEAALAAFSAFIGDQSLSQTQIVFVKKVVDYIAQNGYIENVSELTKPPFDKPQSFIKLFDGSRQKQLVELVAQIKENAVKIVG; this is translated from the coding sequence ATGACAAGATTAGCCCGATCTACACCAATTCTGACCGACGAGGTCATCGGCACCAGGGAAGGCGAAGCGATCTACCAAGCTTACGACTTTGAAGATTACAGGCTGAAGGTGAACCGCTATATCGAGAACCACCGGGATCATCTGGCGATTTATAAACTGTGCAACAATATTCCGCTGACTTCGTCCGATTACGAAAGCCTGGAACGGATTTTCACCGGGGAACTGGGCACGGCGGAAGACTACCGGCGGGAGTTCCAAGACACGCCGTTCGGGCTCCTGGTGCGCAAAGTTGCGAAACTGGAGTATGAAGCGGCGCTGGCGGCATTTTCCGCTTTCATTGGCGATCAGTCGCTCAGCCAGACGCAGATCGTCTTTGTCAAAAAAGTCGTCGATTACATCGCGCAGAACGGCTACATCGAAAATGTGTCCGAGCTGACGAAGCCGCCTTTCGACAAACCGCAGAGCTTTATCAAGCTGTTCGACGGCTCGAGGCAAAAGCAGCTCGTCGAGCTGGTCGCGCAGATTAAGGAGAATGCGGTGAAGATTGTGGGGTAG
- a CDS encoding DEAD/DEAH box helicase family protein, producing the protein MVANFDFLQGQAEYALFAPACIEAERVLATSPAMAAAGSRKALELAVKWVYSADKTITMPYKDNLQSLIHEPSFRFAMESQTWGKLPYIIKLGNLAVHTEKAVSRSEAILSLSALFEFIEWLDYCYGSNYEERQFDEALIPAEKVVLDEAAIKEQNSLLQQKDAEIEALRAQIAAMSDRLTLNKAVHKEERSFTPVDLSEFMTRKKYIDVDLKLLGWVFDDDVREEVPLTGMPNPEEKGYADYVLYGKDGLPLAVIEAKRTSKDPKIGTQQAKLYADCLERMTGRRPMIFTTNGFETYLWDDVTSPQRKVSGVFAKADLEKLMQRRTERKPLAEIPIDDKITDRYYQKEAIRAVCEHIETGHRKALLVMATGTGKTRTASSLTDVLSRGGYATNVLFLADRTALVKQAKDDFKNNLPDMSLCNLLSNKDDKSARIVFSTYPTMLNAIDTAKSEDGKRLFTPAHFDLIIIDEAHRSIFKKYRAIFEYFDAILVGLTATPKTEVDRNTYEFFEMEKGVPTYAYDYETAVEKDHVLVPYYNIEVDTKILEQGISYDDLSEEDKERYEEDFTDEDGEMPDSIPAPAVNEFIFNQSTVDMVLENLMTKGIKVAGGDRIGKAIIFAQNKRHAEYVVERFNKLYPQYKGSFAKRVTYEDNYALTIIDDFKVEGKAPHIAVSVDMMDTGIDVPHIVNLVFFKRVRSKAKFWQMIGRGTRLWKNLFGEGQHKTHFVIFDYLGNFEFFRQNQEGLQGSETPSLSEAIFAKRVRLIHHLQHAVFADEPHQKLRTELVETVLHQIKQLNPELVSVKMKLQYIEKYKLAAAFVCLSDTDKHHMIEHLAPIVYLDEPDEFAKRFDNLMYGLMLAVIEGTPQFKKTKTQLGAICANLAKRATIPQIKEKLELINTVRTEEFWRDAGLLDFEKVRVELRHLIKLTVDDDKISPIYTNSDRRGHRHQGRRSDLPSLRL; encoded by the coding sequence ATGGTTGCAAATTTTGATTTCTTGCAGGGACAAGCCGAATATGCCTTATTCGCGCCCGCGTGCATCGAGGCGGAGCGGGTGCTCGCCACGTCGCCGGCCATGGCGGCGGCGGGAAGCCGCAAAGCGCTGGAGCTGGCGGTGAAATGGGTGTATTCCGCAGATAAAACCATCACCATGCCCTATAAGGACAATTTGCAGTCGCTCATTCACGAGCCTTCGTTCCGGTTCGCGATGGAGAGTCAAACGTGGGGCAAGCTGCCCTACATTATCAAGCTGGGTAATCTCGCCGTTCATACGGAGAAGGCGGTCAGCCGAAGCGAAGCCATTCTATCCCTTTCGGCTTTGTTCGAGTTCATCGAGTGGCTGGACTACTGCTACGGCTCCAACTACGAGGAGCGCCAATTCGATGAAGCTCTGATCCCGGCGGAGAAGGTCGTCCTGGATGAAGCGGCCATCAAGGAGCAGAACAGCCTGCTTCAGCAAAAGGATGCCGAAATCGAGGCGCTGCGTGCCCAAATCGCGGCGATGAGCGACCGGCTCACCTTGAACAAAGCAGTACACAAAGAGGAGCGCAGCTTCACTCCGGTCGATCTGTCCGAGTTCATGACGCGCAAGAAATATATCGATGTAGACCTGAAGCTCCTGGGTTGGGTTTTCGACGACGATGTCCGCGAAGAGGTGCCGCTCACCGGCATGCCCAATCCGGAGGAAAAGGGTTATGCCGACTATGTGCTGTATGGCAAGGACGGGCTGCCGCTGGCCGTCATTGAAGCGAAGCGCACCTCCAAGGACCCGAAAATCGGCACCCAGCAGGCCAAGCTTTATGCGGATTGCCTGGAGCGGATGACAGGCCGGCGTCCAATGATCTTCACCACGAACGGGTTCGAAACGTACCTATGGGACGACGTGACTTCGCCACAGCGCAAAGTCAGCGGCGTTTTCGCCAAGGCCGATCTGGAAAAGCTGATGCAGCGCCGCACCGAACGCAAACCGCTCGCGGAAATCCCGATCGACGACAAGATTACCGACCGGTATTACCAGAAGGAAGCGATCCGGGCGGTGTGCGAGCATATCGAGACCGGCCATCGCAAAGCGCTGCTCGTTATGGCGACGGGCACGGGCAAAACGCGAACGGCCTCCAGCCTGACCGATGTGTTGTCCCGCGGCGGGTATGCAACGAACGTCCTCTTCCTGGCGGATCGCACCGCTCTGGTCAAGCAGGCAAAGGACGATTTCAAGAACAATTTGCCGGATATGTCGCTCTGCAACCTGCTCAGCAATAAGGACGACAAATCGGCGCGCATCGTTTTCTCCACTTACCCGACGATGCTGAACGCAATCGACACGGCGAAAAGCGAGGACGGTAAACGTCTGTTTACCCCTGCGCATTTTGACCTCATCATTATCGACGAGGCGCATCGCAGCATTTTTAAGAAGTACCGCGCCATCTTCGAATATTTCGATGCGATCCTGGTGGGGCTGACGGCAACGCCGAAGACGGAAGTAGACCGCAACACGTACGAGTTCTTCGAGATGGAAAAGGGCGTGCCGACCTACGCCTACGATTACGAGACGGCCGTGGAAAAGGATCATGTGCTGGTTCCTTATTACAACATCGAAGTCGACACGAAAATTTTGGAGCAGGGCATTTCCTACGACGATTTGTCGGAGGAAGACAAGGAGCGGTACGAGGAAGATTTTACGGACGAGGACGGGGAGATGCCGGATTCGATTCCGGCGCCAGCGGTGAACGAGTTTATTTTCAACCAGTCTACCGTCGACATGGTGCTCGAAAACCTGATGACCAAGGGCATCAAGGTGGCGGGCGGGGACCGGATCGGGAAGGCGATCATTTTCGCGCAGAACAAACGGCACGCCGAATACGTCGTGGAGCGGTTCAACAAGCTGTATCCGCAATATAAGGGGAGCTTTGCCAAACGCGTCACTTATGAAGATAACTACGCGCTGACGATTATCGACGATTTCAAGGTGGAGGGGAAAGCTCCTCATATCGCCGTATCGGTCGACATGATGGATACCGGCATCGACGTGCCGCACATCGTCAATCTCGTCTTTTTCAAGCGCGTCCGGTCCAAAGCGAAGTTCTGGCAAATGATCGGACGAGGGACAAGGCTCTGGAAAAATTTGTTCGGCGAAGGGCAGCATAAGACGCATTTTGTCATCTTTGACTACCTCGGCAATTTCGAATTTTTCCGCCAGAACCAAGAAGGGCTGCAGGGCAGCGAGACGCCTAGCTTGTCCGAGGCGATTTTCGCCAAACGGGTTCGGTTGATTCATCACCTGCAGCATGCCGTCTTTGCTGACGAGCCTCATCAGAAGCTGCGCACGGAACTGGTTGAAACCGTTCTGCACCAGATCAAGCAGTTGAACCCGGAGCTTGTATCGGTCAAGATGAAGCTCCAATATATCGAAAAGTATAAGCTCGCGGCAGCATTCGTATGCCTGTCGGATACGGACAAGCACCATATGATCGAACATCTTGCTCCGATTGTGTATCTGGACGAGCCGGACGAATTCGCCAAACGGTTCGACAACCTGATGTACGGACTGATGCTTGCCGTGATCGAAGGGACGCCGCAATTCAAAAAAACCAAAACCCAGCTCGGCGCCATCTGCGCCAATCTGGCGAAGCGGGCTACAATTCCGCAAATCAAGGAGAAGCTTGAGCTTATCAACACGGTTCGGACGGAGGAATTTTGGCGGGATGCGGGTCTGCTGGATTTCGAGAAGGTGCGGGTGGAGCTGCGGCATCTGATCAAATTGACTGTTGACGATGACAAGATTAGCCCGATCTACACCAATTCTGACCGACGAGGTCATCGGCACCAGGGAAGGCGAAGCGATCTACCAAGCTTACGACTTTGA
- a CDS encoding restriction endonuclease subunit S, with protein sequence MSKWEKVRLGDICTLKSGKSLNEEILIDHGEIPYIKVSDLSIRNNTFRITCSTRYVNRKDVENQLFPKGTTVFPKRGGAIATNKKRITSCEVCADLNIMGVIPGEKILPEYLYAYFQKIDLGMLGNGSSVPQINNGDIAPLQIPLPPLDIQILIAKAVATTAEVLAMRKQQLAELDNLIKSIFYDMFGDPFANEKGWLQKQLSSYCLINPRKAEINVLSDDLQISFVPMQSVSESGEIDTSDIREYKDVKSGFTYFYENDVLFAKITPCMENGKGAIARNLKNNIGFGSTEFHVLRPIEGISNSEWLYRLTSLPTFRRNAEKNMSGSAGQKRVPTSFFEKCIVPLPPIELQNQFADIVAKIEEQKALVKKAIDETQLLFDSLMSEYFG encoded by the coding sequence GTGAGTAAGTGGGAGAAGGTAAGGCTGGGAGATATATGTACATTAAAGAGTGGTAAATCTTTAAATGAAGAGATATTAATAGACCACGGAGAAATCCCTTATATAAAAGTTTCGGATTTATCAATAAGAAATAATACCTTCCGGATTACCTGTTCAACTCGATATGTCAATCGTAAAGATGTTGAAAATCAACTGTTTCCTAAAGGGACAACGGTTTTTCCAAAAAGAGGCGGTGCAATAGCTACAAATAAAAAACGAATTACTTCTTGCGAAGTTTGTGCGGATTTGAATATTATGGGAGTAATTCCCGGCGAAAAGATTTTACCAGAGTATTTATATGCATATTTTCAAAAGATTGATTTAGGTATGCTGGGTAATGGCTCTTCTGTACCCCAAATAAACAATGGAGATATCGCTCCACTGCAAATTCCACTACCACCTCTTGATATTCAAATACTGATAGCGAAAGCTGTAGCCACTACCGCCGAAGTACTTGCTATGCGTAAACAGCAGCTTGCTGAGTTGGATAACCTTATTAAGTCTATCTTTTACGACATGTTTGGCGATCCTTTTGCAAATGAAAAGGGATGGTTACAAAAACAACTTTCAAGTTACTGTCTCATAAATCCAAGGAAAGCAGAAATAAATGTTCTAAGCGATGATTTACAAATTTCTTTTGTGCCAATGCAAAGTGTATCGGAGAGCGGAGAAATCGATACATCTGATATTCGTGAATATAAAGATGTCAAATCCGGGTTTACATATTTTTATGAAAATGATGTACTCTTTGCCAAGATTACTCCTTGTATGGAAAATGGCAAAGGAGCTATTGCAAGAAATTTGAAAAACAATATTGGGTTTGGCTCAACAGAGTTTCATGTGCTGAGGCCCATCGAGGGTATTTCCAATAGTGAGTGGCTTTATCGGTTGACATCATTGCCAACATTCCGGAGGAATGCTGAGAAGAATATGAGCGGTAGTGCAGGACAGAAGAGGGTACCCACATCTTTTTTTGAAAAATGCATTGTACCACTTCCACCAATCGAACTCCAAAACCAATTCGCCGACATCGTCGCCAAAATCGAAGAACAAAAAGCCCTTGTCAAAAAAGCCATCGACGAGACTCAGCTTTTGTTCGACAGCTTGATGAGCGAGTATTTTGGGTAG
- a CDS encoding bifunctional cytochrome P450/NADPH--P450 reductase, with the protein MSESAVIPQPKTFGPLGNLPLLDLDAPVQSMVKLAGEYGPIFRMDLPGRREIFISGYDLVADACDESRFDKRVWAPLEKVRAFTGDGLFTSATEEPNWRKAHNILLPSFSQRAMQGYHAMMVDLALQLVQKWTRLNPDESVDIPEDMTRLTLDTIGLCGFNYRFNSFYREQPHPFITSMVRALNEAMNQLQRLGLQDKLMVLTKRQYKHDIQSMFALVDKIIAERKANGQQAGDDLLAHMLTGKDPETGEPLDDENIRYQIITFLIAGHETTSGLLSFAVYYLLKNPDKLQKAYEEVDRVLTEPIPTYLQIRELKYIRMILNEALRLWPTAPAFSVYAKEDTLLAGKYSLKKGESVNILIPKLHRDKAVWGDNVDEFYPERFEDPNQIPYHAYKPFGNGQRACIGQQFALQEATLVLGMVLKHFELIDHTNYQLKVKETLTLKPEGLTMRVRLRTGHAAYTFSAAQNAPVIGKPAEQAAVPIVEAHNTPLLVLYGSNMGTAEGIARELADTARYQGFRSEVAPLNAHVGKLPKEGVVFIISASYNGKPPSNAREFVQWLEEVEPGQLEGVRYAVFGCGDHNWASTYQHVPRFIDEQLAAKGATRLVSRGEADASGDFEKQVEEWGERLWLDVLDALGLKSSGLPQQERSALSMQFVSGLIGTPLAETYDAFLATVAENRELQGEGSERSTRHLEFVLPDGATYREGDHLGVLPENSRELVDRVLRRFGLQAGDHLIISASGRSAAHLPLDRPISVHDLLSHSVELQEAATRAQLRELASFTVCPPHKKELEALLLDDAYKEKVLSKRLTMLDLLEQYPACELPFERFIELLPPLKARYYSISSSPKVLNERVSITVGVVRGPAKSGRGEYRGVASNYLASRRPGDAIAMFVRTPESGFQIPELAETPIIMIGPGTGVAPFRGFLQARRAMEQEGKTLGEAHLYFGCRNPKHDYLYREEQEQYERDGLVHLHTAFSRAEGVPKTYVQHLIERDAGKLLDLLERGAKMYVCGDGSKMAPEVEETFRAAYREAYGATAKAAQSWLESLQNEGRYVKDVWAGA; encoded by the coding sequence ATGTCTGAATCCGCTGTTATTCCTCAACCGAAAACGTTTGGTCCGCTCGGCAATTTGCCGCTTCTGGATCTGGACGCTCCCGTTCAATCCATGGTGAAACTTGCCGGCGAGTACGGACCGATTTTCCGAATGGATTTGCCGGGAAGACGCGAAATCTTTATTTCCGGCTACGATCTGGTTGCGGATGCATGTGACGAATCCCGGTTTGACAAAAGAGTATGGGCCCCTCTGGAGAAGGTTCGCGCTTTCACTGGCGACGGCTTGTTCACAAGCGCGACGGAGGAACCGAACTGGCGCAAAGCGCACAATATATTGCTGCCCAGCTTCAGTCAAAGAGCGATGCAGGGATACCACGCGATGATGGTGGATCTCGCGCTGCAGCTTGTGCAAAAGTGGACCAGGCTGAACCCGGACGAAAGCGTGGACATTCCGGAGGATATGACCCGGCTTACTCTGGATACGATCGGATTGTGCGGGTTCAATTACCGGTTTAACAGTTTTTACCGGGAGCAGCCGCATCCTTTTATCACCAGCATGGTCCGTGCTTTGAATGAAGCGATGAATCAGCTGCAGCGTCTCGGACTGCAGGATAAGCTGATGGTACTGACGAAACGGCAGTACAAGCATGATATTCAGTCCATGTTCGCTCTGGTGGATAAAATCATCGCAGAACGCAAAGCGAATGGCCAGCAAGCCGGAGACGATCTGCTCGCACATATGCTGACAGGCAAAGATCCGGAGACGGGCGAACCGCTCGACGATGAAAATATCCGTTATCAAATCATAACGTTCCTCATAGCCGGACATGAGACGACCAGCGGATTGCTTTCCTTTGCCGTATATTATCTGTTGAAAAATCCGGATAAGCTGCAAAAGGCCTACGAAGAGGTAGACCGCGTGCTGACCGAGCCCATTCCGACCTATTTGCAGATCCGGGAGCTCAAGTACATCCGAATGATCCTCAACGAAGCATTGCGCCTATGGCCGACCGCCCCAGCTTTCTCCGTGTATGCAAAGGAGGATACTCTGCTGGCAGGCAAATATTCTTTGAAAAAAGGAGAGAGTGTGAATATTCTTATTCCCAAGCTTCATAGGGATAAGGCAGTATGGGGCGACAATGTCGATGAGTTTTATCCGGAACGGTTTGAGGATCCAAACCAAATTCCGTACCACGCGTACAAACCGTTCGGAAACGGCCAGCGCGCGTGCATCGGTCAGCAGTTCGCCCTGCAGGAAGCAACGCTCGTGCTCGGGATGGTGCTCAAGCATTTTGAATTGATCGACCATACGAACTATCAATTGAAAGTCAAAGAAACGCTGACTTTAAAGCCCGAAGGCTTAACGATGCGCGTCCGTCTCCGTACCGGTCATGCGGCCTATACTTTTTCCGCCGCCCAGAACGCGCCGGTGATCGGCAAGCCGGCGGAGCAGGCGGCGGTACCGATAGTGGAGGCGCACAATACGCCGCTGCTTGTGCTGTACGGATCCAATATGGGGACGGCCGAAGGCATTGCCCGGGAGCTGGCGGACACCGCCCGCTATCAAGGCTTCCGAAGCGAGGTGGCGCCGCTCAACGCCCATGTGGGCAAACTGCCCAAGGAAGGCGTAGTATTCATTATCTCCGCTTCCTACAACGGGAAGCCGCCGAGCAACGCCCGCGAATTTGTCCAATGGTTGGAAGAAGTGGAGCCTGGTCAGCTTGAGGGTGTCCGGTATGCGGTATTTGGCTGCGGCGATCATAATTGGGCGAGTACGTACCAGCATGTTCCGCGGTTTATCGACGAGCAGTTGGCGGCCAAAGGGGCTACCCGGCTTGTTTCCCGCGGGGAAGCGGATGCGAGCGGCGATTTCGAAAAGCAGGTCGAAGAATGGGGCGAGCGTTTATGGCTGGATGTGCTGGACGCTTTGGGCTTGAAAAGCAGCGGCCTGCCGCAGCAGGAACGAAGCGCGCTCAGCATGCAGTTCGTCAGCGGCCTGATTGGAACACCGCTTGCGGAAACGTACGATGCATTTCTCGCCACTGTTGCAGAGAACCGCGAGCTGCAAGGAGAAGGCAGCGAACGCAGCACCCGACATCTGGAATTTGTTCTCCCGGACGGGGCAACCTATCGGGAAGGCGATCATCTTGGAGTGCTCCCCGAGAATTCACGGGAGCTGGTTGATCGTGTCCTTCGACGCTTCGGCCTGCAGGCCGGTGATCATTTGATCATCAGCGCTTCCGGACGCAGCGCAGCGCACCTTCCGCTTGATCGTCCGATCAGCGTCCACGATCTGCTCAGCCACAGTGTCGAGCTGCAGGAGGCGGCAACGCGCGCACAGCTTCGAGAGTTAGCTTCCTTCACCGTGTGTCCGCCGCACAAAAAGGAACTGGAGGCGCTCCTTCTGGACGATGCCTATAAGGAAAAGGTGTTAAGCAAACGGCTGACAATGCTCGATCTGTTGGAGCAGTATCCGGCCTGTGAACTTCCGTTCGAACGGTTCATTGAGTTGCTGCCTCCGCTCAAGGCACGATATTACTCCATTTCCAGCTCGCCCAAGGTGTTGAACGAACGGGTCAGCATTACGGTCGGCGTCGTGCGCGGGCCTGCCAAAAGCGGACGCGGCGAATACCGCGGCGTTGCCTCGAATTATTTGGCGAGCCGCCGGCCCGGGGATGCGATCGCTATGTTCGTGCGAACGCCGGAGTCCGGGTTCCAGATTCCGGAGCTTGCGGAAACACCGATCATCATGATCGGACCGGGGACCGGCGTGGCGCCATTCCGAGGATTTCTCCAAGCACGGCGAGCTATGGAGCAGGAAGGGAAGACGCTCGGGGAGGCGCATCTTTATTTCGGTTGCCGAAACCCGAAGCACGATTACCTGTATCGGGAGGAGCAGGAGCAATATGAGCGGGACGGATTAGTTCATCTCCATACGGCTTTCTCGCGAGCGGAGGGTGTGCCCAAGACTTACGTGCAGCATTTGATCGAGCGTGATGCCGGCAAGCTGCTCGATCTGCTCGAACGGGGAGCGAAGATGTATGTGTGCGGTGACGGCAGCAAAATGGCTCCGGAGGTGGAGGAGACTTTCCGCGCCGCCTACCGCGAAGCTTACGGCGCAACCGCAAAAGCCGCGCAAAGCTGGCTGGAAAGCCTGCAAAACGAAGGCCGATACGTGAAGGACGTTTGGGCCGGGGCATAA
- a CDS encoding TetR/AcrR family transcriptional regulator, producing the protein MAVNKREKIMDAALLLFAERGYDGTTVPMIADTAVVGAGTIYRYFESKEALVNELFNECVQRFTDSVKRNYPYSDSIRAQFTHIFNGMVRFAKEDIHALYFIDTHSEARYLDPQSREAFQQLLDFFHSYVNSGKEQGLIRPLPSDALIAIVFGAFVKIYTLIRAGKIIETPELLSQIEESCWDAVRIHSD; encoded by the coding sequence TGTTATTTGCCGAGCGGGGATATGACGGGACGACGGTTCCGATGATTGCCGATACGGCCGTAGTAGGAGCGGGGACGATCTACCGGTATTTCGAAAGCAAAGAGGCGCTTGTGAACGAATTATTTAACGAGTGCGTTCAGCGTTTTACCGATTCGGTGAAAAGAAACTACCCCTACTCGGACAGTATCCGTGCGCAGTTTACGCATATTTTTAACGGTATGGTCCGGTTTGCCAAGGAAGACATCCATGCGCTTTATTTCATCGATACGCACAGCGAAGCCCGCTATTTGGATCCGCAGAGTCGCGAGGCGTTCCAGCAATTGCTGGATTTTTTCCACTCTTATGTGAATTCCGGCAAGGAGCAGGGACTGATCCGGCCACTTCCATCCGATGCATTGATTGCCATTGTATTCGGTGCATTTGTCAAAATTTACACATTAATTAGAGCCGGAAAAATAATCGAGACGCCGGAGCTGCTCTCCCAAATTGAAGAAAGCTGTTGGGACGCCGTCCGAATTCATTCGGATTGA